The Thermodesulfobacterium sp. TA1 sequence TAAAGTATTTTTATACTTCTGATTAGAGTAAAACCATACCCCTATTTGAAGAATCAATACTACTACAATACCTAAATTTATTAATTGAAAAAGACGTTTAATCTGCATGTTTTACCCTCCTGCAATCTATTTTATCTTTAAATAAAATAATATTCCAAAAAAATTTTTTTAAGAAGCAAACAAAACAGGGAAAACCCCAAGTAAAGTGGTAAAAATCAGGGTAAAAGTAAGGACTAATCTTAAAGTAAAAGGAACAGAAAGTGTTACTAATCCTCCTTCGTAAAAAAACATCTTTACTCCGACCCTTAAGTAATAATAAGCTGAAAGGATGCTAAAAAGGATGACTACTACCGCTACCCAAGTATAGCCTGCCTCTATGATAGACTTAAAAACAAAAAACTTGGCTACAAACCCCCCAAAAGGAGGAAGTCCGGTCAAAGAAAAGAGAAAAACCAACATAGCAAAGGCTAAAAAAAGGCTAACTTGAGAAAGTCCTTGAAAAGAATTTATCCTTTCTCCTTGAGGAAAGGCTATAAGGGTAGCAAAGGCACCAAGGTTCATAAAGGCATAAACTAAAGCATAAAAAGCTATGGCTTTTAAACCGGTAGTTGAACAAGCTATCACCGCAAGGAGAAGGTAACCTGCATGGGCTATAGAGGAATAGGCAAGAAGACGTTTAAGGTTGTTTTGTCTTAAAGCTAAGATGTTTCCTATCCCTACGGTTAAAAAGGCTATAAAAATTAAAGGTCCTATCCAAAGGTTAGGTGCTAAAGACAAGGATTCTATCAAAAATCTTGCCATAGCTCCTACTGCTGCAGCCTTAGGTCCCACGGACATAAAGGCTGTAACCGGTGTAGGTGCTCCCTCGTATACATCAGGAGACCATTGATGAAAAGGCGCAAGCCCTGCCTTAAAACTTAAAGCAGAAAGGACTAAAACTACTCCGGCTAACAGATAAAAGGTTCTATCTGCAAATAAAGAAACTTTCTCTGAAATGGTTAAAAAGTGAGTTCCCCCAAAAACACCAAAAAAAATAGAAATTCCCAAAACAAACAAAGCAGAAAACATACTTCCTAAAAGATAATACTTAAGAGAGGCTTCGTTAGATTTAAGGTCTGTTACAACCAAACCTGCTAAAAGATAAAGACAAAGAGACATAAACTCTAAGGAAAGGAAAAGACTTAAAAGTTCTCTTGAAGAAACCATAAACATCATCCCCAAGGTGCTAAGCATAAGAAGAAGGTTAAACTCATAAAAAACCTCGTCTTTTATTTTAGGATAATGCATGCCCATAAGGCTACACAAACCAAGGTTTATCAAAAACACTAATTTTAACGTTTGACTAAAAGGGTCAGCCACAAACATTCCTTTAAAGGTTTCTCCCTGAAAAATAGATAAAGAAAACATGGTTAAAACAGAAAAGACTACTACCAATAAGGTATGAATTTTTCTTTCTTTAATCCAAAGACCTACCAAAAAATAAACCAAAGTAAAACCCACAAAAAGGGTTTCTGGAAAGATAGGTATCAAGGTTTCCATCGTTACCTCCTCAAAAAGCCTCATCTAAAGCCCTTTGTTTAAAAACTCAAGCAATTGGGCTATAGGAATTTTCATCACGCTTAAAACCACCTGAGGATAAAGTCCCAAAATAAAAACCAGAAAAACTAAAGGCAAAAACATTACAACCTCTCTTAGATTAAGGTCATAAAGCTGGTCTTTAATCTCAGAAGGCACTTCTTTTAACACCACCCGATAATAAAGCCACACCATATAAGCAGTTCCAAGGACAAAACCTAAAGGTAAAAAAGCACCTAAGGACATTTTATCCTTAAAAACCCCTAAGGCTACTAAAAACTCACCTATAAAAGAATTAGTGCCTGGAAAACCTATGGCTGCAGCAGAGAAAAGGGTATAAAAAACCACAAAAACAGGAACAGCCTTACCAAGTCCTCCGTATTTAGTTAGATCTCTGGTATGAGTTCTTTCATAGATAGCCCCGATACACATAAAAAGTGCACCGGTTACTATTCCATGGTTTATCATCTGAAGAACCGCCCCTTCTATAGCCTCTTGGTTTAGGGTAAAAATACCTAAGGTAACAAATCCCATATGACTTACACTGGAGTAGGCTATCAGACGTTTAAAGTCTGTTTGCATAAGGGTTACCAAGGCTCCGTAAATAATAGCTATTATCGAAAGTATTTGCATAAAATCTTTTAATCCAAGGGTAGCCTCTGGGCAAAAAGGAAGGGTAAACCTTAAAAATCCATAGGCACCCACCTTAAGAAGGATGCCGGCTAAAATAACCGAACCCGCGGTAGGGGCTTCTGTATGGGCATCAGGAAGCCAGGTATGGAAGGGAAACATAGGGACTTTTACCGCAAAAGCAGCAAAAAAAGCTAAAAAAAGCCAGTATTGGAGGTTTAACGGAAGGTTTGCCTTGGAAAGCTCTATGATGTCAAAAGTTTTGCCTCCTACATAATAAAGAACGATAAGACCTATTAACATAAGGACACTGCCAGCAAAAGTGAAAATAACAAACTTAACCGAGGCGTAAATCCGGTTTTGACTTCCCCAGATACCTATCAGTAAAAACATCGGAATCAGCATGGCCTCCCAAAACACATAAAACAAAAACATATCAAGGGCACAAAAAACCCCTATCATAACCGTTTCCATCACCAGAAGCAAAGCGTAAAATTCTTTAGTCCTATGTTTAATGGCTGTCCATGAACAAAGCACGCATAAAACGCTGATAAAAAGGGTTAACCACACAAAGAGAAAGCTTATCCCATCTACTCCAACCTTATAGTAAGAGTTTAAAAATGGAATCCAAGGATAGATTTCTAAAAACTGAAAATTGGGGTTAGTTTTATCAAAGTTAAACCAAAGAGGAATACCTAAAAGTAAATTTAAAAGCGTAGTCCCTAAAGCGATATACTTAGCTAATCCTTCTTTTTTTACTAAAAAAATTAAAACTGCACCAACTAAAGGTAAAAAAATAAGATAAGAAAGAATAGGATAGCCTACCCCACCCATTACACCACTCCTTTAAAAAAGCATAGGCAAAGCTAAAAGTAATAGCAAAGCAATCAACCCTATTATCATTAGAAAAGCATAGTCTGAAACCTTTCCTGTTTGAATTACCTTTATTATTTCGCTTAGTTGTAAAGAACCTTTAGCTAAAGCATGATAGGTTCCGTCAACCCCTGAAACATCAATTTTTTTAGAAAGATTCGCTAACCTTAACATCCCTCTTATAAAAACCTTTTCATACGCCTCCCCTATTATTTGATAGTCTACCTTAGCCACCACCTTTTCTGCCAGGGTCAAAAACCAAGAGGTAGCCTTACGATAAAACCAGTCAGCATCAAGGTTTATGCACCTTATCTCAGGAGGATAAAGACCTGAAAGCACAAGTAAAGTAAAGGCTAAAGCTGAAAAACCAAGAAGCTGAATCTGGTCTATCA is a genomic window containing:
- a CDS encoding NADH-quinone oxidoreductase subunit M; translation: MGGVGYPILSYLIFLPLVGAVLIFLVKKEGLAKYIALGTTLLNLLLGIPLWFNFDKTNPNFQFLEIYPWIPFLNSYYKVGVDGISFLFVWLTLFISVLCVLCSWTAIKHRTKEFYALLLVMETVMIGVFCALDMFLFYVFWEAMLIPMFLLIGIWGSQNRIYASVKFVIFTFAGSVLMLIGLIVLYYVGGKTFDIIELSKANLPLNLQYWLFLAFFAAFAVKVPMFPFHTWLPDAHTEAPTAGSVILAGILLKVGAYGFLRFTLPFCPEATLGLKDFMQILSIIAIIYGALVTLMQTDFKRLIAYSSVSHMGFVTLGIFTLNQEAIEGAVLQMINHGIVTGALFMCIGAIYERTHTRDLTKYGGLGKAVPVFVVFYTLFSAAAIGFPGTNSFIGEFLVALGVFKDKMSLGAFLPLGFVLGTAYMVWLYYRVVLKEVPSEIKDQLYDLNLREVVMFLPLVFLVFILGLYPQVVLSVMKIPIAQLLEFLNKGL
- a CDS encoding NADH-quinone oxidoreductase subunit N, with protein sequence MRLFEEVTMETLIPIFPETLFVGFTLVYFLVGLWIKERKIHTLLVVVFSVLTMFSLSIFQGETFKGMFVADPFSQTLKLVFLINLGLCSLMGMHYPKIKDEVFYEFNLLLMLSTLGMMFMVSSRELLSLFLSLEFMSLCLYLLAGLVVTDLKSNEASLKYYLLGSMFSALFVLGISIFFGVFGGTHFLTISEKVSLFADRTFYLLAGVVLVLSALSFKAGLAPFHQWSPDVYEGAPTPVTAFMSVGPKAAAVGAMARFLIESLSLAPNLWIGPLIFIAFLTVGIGNILALRQNNLKRLLAYSSIAHAGYLLLAVIACSTTGLKAIAFYALVYAFMNLGAFATLIAFPQGERINSFQGLSQVSLFLAFAMLVFLFSLTGLPPFGGFVAKFFVFKSIIEAGYTWVAVVVILFSILSAYYYLRVGVKMFFYEGGLVTLSVPFTLRLVLTFTLIFTTLLGVFPVLFAS